From the Buteo buteo chromosome 1, bButBut1.hap1.1, whole genome shotgun sequence genome, one window contains:
- the NKX6-1 gene encoding homeobox protein Nkx-6.1: MLALGQMDGAPRQGAFLLGSPPLAALHSMAEMKAPLYPAYPLPAGPASSSSASASPASASPSPPLGSPGLKAPAVSATAAGGLSALGSAPPQLSAATPHGINDILSRPSMPLPGAALASASPSASSAAPAGLLAGLPRFGSLSPPPPPPPALYFSPGAAAAAAAVAAGRYPKPLAELPGRTPIFWPGVMQSPPWRDARLACAPHQGSILLDKDGKRKHTRPTFSGQQIFALEKTFEQTKYLAGPERARLAYSLGMTESQVKVWFQNRRTKWRKKHAAEMATAKKKQDSETERLKGASENEEEDDDYNKPLDPNSDDEKITQLLKKHKPGGGGLLLHPAEGEASA, translated from the exons atGCTGGCGCTGGGGCAGATGGACGGCGCGCCCCGGCAGGGCGCCTTCCTGCTGGGCAGCCCGCCGCTGGCCGCCCTGCACAGCATGGCCGAGATGAAGGCGCCGCTGTACCCCGCGTACCCCCTGCCCGCCGGgcccgcctcctcctcctccgcctccgCCTCGCCCGCCTCCGCCTCGCCCTCGCCGCCGCTCGGCTCCCCCGGCCTCAAGGCGCCCGCCGTCTCCGCCACCGCCGCGGGCGGGCTCTCGGCGCTGGGCTCGGCCCCGCCGCAGCTCTCGGCCGCCACCCCGCACGGCATCAACGACATCCTCAGCCGGCCCTCCATGCCCCTGCCGGGCGCCGCGCTCGCCTCCGCCTCGCCCTCCGCCTCCTCGGCGGCGCCCGCCGGGCTGCTGGCCGGGCTGCCCCGCTTCGGCAGCCtcagccccccgccgccgccgccgcccgccctctACTTCAgccccggtgccgccgccgccgccgccgccgtggcCGCCGGGCGCTACCCGAAGCCGCTGGCCGAGCTGCCCGGCCGGACGCCCATCTTCTGGCCGGGGGTGATGCAGAGCCCGCCCTGGAGGGACGCCCGCCTCGCCTGCGCCCCCC aTCAAGGCTCAATTTTGCTGGATAAGGACggaaagagaaaacataccAGACCCACTTTTTCTGGCCAGCAGATTTTCGCCCTGGAAAAGACTTTCGAGCAGACGAAATACCTGGCGGGCCCGGAGCGAGCCCGGCTGGCCTATTCGCTGGGGATGACGGAGAGCCAAGTCAAG GTCTGGTTCCAGAACCGGCGGACCAAGTGGCGGAAGAAGCACGCGGCCGAGATGGCGACGGCGAAGAAGAAGCAGGACTCGGAGACGGAGCGGCTGAAGGGCGCCTCGGAGAACGAGGAGGAGGACGACGACTACAACAAGCCCCTGGACCCCAACTCGGACGACGAGAAGATCAcgcagctgctgaagaaacacaagccggggggcggcgggctgctgctgcaccccGCCGAGGGGGAGGCCTCCGCCTAG